The Malaclemys terrapin pileata isolate rMalTer1 chromosome 7, rMalTer1.hap1, whole genome shotgun sequence nucleotide sequence CAGCACGGAAGGGGACCTGGTCATTGGGGGGCTGTTCCCGGTGCACGAGAAAGGTAGCTCCAACGAGGAGTGCGGCAAGATCAATGAGCACCGAGGGATCCAGCGCCTCGAGGCCATGCTCTTCGCCTTGGACGAGATCAACAAAGATCAGCGCATCCTGCCAGGGATCACACTGGGGGCCCACATCCTGGACACCTGCTCCAAGGACACCTACGCCCTGGAGCAGTCTCTGGATTTTGTCCGCGCCTCCCTGACCCGAGTGGATGGCTCCGAACACATCTGCCCTGATGGCTCCTACGCCATCCACGATGACGTTCCCATGGCAATTACCGGGGTCATCGGGGGCTCATACAGTGACGTCTCCATCCAGGTACTATGTGCACAGAGGGcaagctggggccatggggattAGAATGAGGGGGCATTGAGGCCCAGGCCACTGGCAGTGGGATATAAGGTGACCTCTGTGTGGCCAGTCTGAATCTAGCTCTGGTTGGCAGAGAGTGAATGTCATTACACTCGGCTGGCTACGTGGTTTGCTACAGTATGTGCAATGAGTTTGTGTGTGGGGTCTCAATCCAGATCCTGGTCCCCAGGTGCTCGCATGACAAGAGCTGGTGCTCGCTGGcatagtctcagcagagaggccaaggactagATGACTGTTGGAGACCTAGCTGGTTGGATTTgaaggggtttgaggtgcagccATCCCTTCTGTACCTGTTTGGGGGATAAGCAGGGGTCTGAGCATATGGGTGTGACCTCCACACCACGGACCACATCACTGTCCCAGGGAATGACCCTTGCCCACCCCCAAGGAGTGAGCGTATCTGGCTTAACCTACTCTGTGTGCTCcaccacccaccccccagcctgagaGGATGGTGCAGCCTCACACCTGGCTCTCTCATTGCCCCTGGCATATGCTGATTTCTTTATTGCCCAATTTACCATTTAGAAGTCGGCCTCCTCCTGACCCAGTGCGGGTTTGCCCCTGTTCCCATGTGTGCACACCCGTGCCACTCATCATTCTCCTGCCCGTACAATGGAAAGCACGGTTCGCGTCGCAGGGAAAGAAAGAGCCATAGACATTCCTTGGTGACACAGTGCCGGCTTGGGGCCTGTCAGTTTAACTGCAGCCTCTCCTGCCTTTTAGGAACCTAAAATTCTCTTTGGGCTTGTGAGAGATCCGGGCATGTCAGCCCAGGCAGAGTGGACGTGGTGTGGCATGTGGTGTGGAGGTCATACCCCATACGTTCAGACCCCTGGGATGGTGATGTGGCATGTGGTGCAGAGGTCACACCCTTACACTCAGATCCCTGGGATGGTGATGTGGCACATGGCGTGGAGGTCACACCTTTATGGTCAGATCCCTGGGATGGTGACCTGGCACATGGCATGGAGGTCACACTTGTATGTTCAGACCCCTAGGATGGTGATGTGGTGCAGTGGTCACACCTGTATGTTCAGACCCCTGAGATGGTGATATGGCATATAGCATGGAGGTCCCACCTGTATGTTCAGATCCTGGGATGGTGATGTGACACATGGTGTGGAGGTCATACACCCGGATGCTCAGACCCCTGGGAGGGTGATATGGCACGTGGTGCAGAATTCACACCCATGCGCTCAGACCCCTGGAACAGTAATGTGGCATGTGGTGTGGAGGTCACACCCTGAGACCTGGTGTGTGCTTGTAGCAGACGTGTATACCCCATATGTTGAACACCGAATGCCTTTGAACTCTTCCCAAAGCACAGGCCCTGTGACTTGCCCTGACCTCGTCCACACGCTAGTATTTTCCAAGCCCTCTCTCCTTGCTGTGGCCATGACGTTAAACTCAGCCTAACTCAGCTCCCTGCCTGGGAGGGGATGGGCTTTTTATAGCACAGCAGCCACGTTGTGCCTTCCCTGCCCCGCCACGATGCCTCCCTCTCATGGAGAGCCCCTTCCCCCACATACCCCGATTCCACACAGGTTAGTGGGGGCCTAGATCCCGAAGCACTCAATAGCCCGCCCTCCCGACCACCACAGTACTTAGCTGCTGCTCCCAAGCCTCTCTGTGCTGCATTAATgttgtaattaatgcaaattaatCTCTCATCATCCCATTCAAAGCCTGgcccagggggagcaggaagCGTGGCTAGGTGAGCCGGCATGGCAGCCAGCCTGGTGCCAGGGCTTTGGGGCACTGAGCCAGGCATGCAAGAAACTGAGCCGAGAGTCTGAGCAGAGCTGGCTCCTTGCAGCAGGCCTGCGTGGGAGAGCCATTCATTCAGCAGAGCCCTGAGCTGCTGCTtgcaaaaggtgtgtgtggggggccccACAGGTGCCCATTCACAgcccttctctcccttcccctgctctCATGCTCTACCTCAGCTCTGACCCCAATTGCCTCCCTGCGGGAGGGGCCACCAGGGGGCCCCGCCAAGCACACCTGAGACTCCACCATCTGTCGCTAGCATCAGCCGCTTTCCCTCAGGCCTCCTGGGCCAAACGCCTCCCCTTGGGGTAGCTCGGCCAGAGTCGCTGAGACGCAGGCCCAGGGTGGGAGCTGGAACCCTGGCTGGCTGGCGAAGAGACACAGAAAAGAAAGGAGACCTTCATTCATTTATAGCTCCACTCCCTCCCCGAGTGGGTGAATGCCAGGCAGCATCCCTAAACCCCCACACCTCTAGTTCCGCGAGATTGTGCCAGCCATCCACCTTCCCTTCCTGCAGGGCCTTCTTTATTTACTCCCTGGATTCCCCTCCCAAGCAGATTGCTGCACAGCTGGGGCGAGCAGCTCTCCTTTCCCTTCCAGCTCAAGACGATGTCCCCCTGAGCCAGGCTGCCAGGGAGCCCTTGGCCCTGAACCAAGGGGTCTGCAGGGATGGGGACGGGGGGGACAAGCAGGAAGTGGGGAAGGGAAACAaggcaggagaaaagggaggTGGGCCAAAGAGCAGGGAGAGGCTGCAGGAGCTGAAAagatgggggtgcaggagctggaTGGTCAGCTGTAATGTATGTTTGAAGTGCCATGAATAGCATTccaatggggctgcaggaagtaaaGGGAGCATTTTCTCTTTGAAGCTATTGTAGATGGAGCAAGAGaaaaaggaggaggggaaggaaagaaagggatgggggagggatggatggacagatagaAAAGATGATGGGGCCAGACAGACAGGCAATTAGATACATCGACAGCCCAGAAGGTGGGTAAATCCATCGCTGGGCAgacaaaaggagagggagattggCAGTGAGATCATTAGGCAGCTCATTAAAAAGAAGCAGCTAATTAGCTGCAGTTGCAGACACTGtccagggctggggacagagctgCAGGGCACTGAGGAGAACACGGAGCCGTTTATTAATAATTCTGGGCTTTCCTAGCTCTGCGTGCGTCTCCTCCAGGCTGCAATAAAGCAGAGCATGCTTGCAGTCTCCCCTGGGCTTCGCACAGAGAGCTCCAGGTTTGATCCAGCTGAGACATCACATTTCTGAGGCCTGCATTGAATTAGGACCTTCCCCCACCCCGACAGTGGCACACGCGCTCCCCGTTCTTTCCTCACTAggtgctctccctctctctctcaacactcccttctgggagcagcagcccCTCGTTCTGCAGGCTGGCTTGAGGACCAGTGGCTGAGTGTAAGGACAGTGCAGCCTGCCCAGCACCGGGCCAAAGGTGGCTGTGAGCTCAGATGCAGGGCAGTGGGGCCCcaagtgtaaattagagcagccccaggcACTCAGCCCTATGCTGTGCCTGTGTAGGGGGGATTCTCTCCCAGCTACACATGGTGCCTGTATCGGCCCCTATATGTTTCCAGAGCAGTGCAGGGTTGGATCTCTCCTTGCCTGTCTGCTATGCCAGACACCTTCGGCAGGTATAATTCacctagctccctgcagcccctcctggaGGAAAAGTCAGTGCTgcatgttttcttgtttccaagttcatagctAATGCTAGTCTCTATTATCCAGAAGGGCCTCCAAAGCATTTTCACAGACCGCAGGCACCCAGCATTGCTCTCTGTTACGGCTCTGCGGGTGTAATCTGGATTAATGCCGCAGGATGTGACTGCTAGCTGGATATACAGGAATTGTGCACCAACGCTGAGATGTAGCCACCtcgggtggaacacagcagctgttcgAAGCCAGCTAGGCGAGACACTGGAGCCAGTTCAGCCTGCTGGGAGAAGCGAGCAGGAGTGGTTAGGGCAGCAGGATGCAGTTACTGGTGGGAAGTTTGCACGGATGCGGAGGCTGATGCTGCCCTGTTCTTGTGAAAAGCAAGACGAGGTTTTTATCAGTCATGAGTGGTTGGGGAGCATTCCTTTGAAAGGTGGCATTgccagcagcacagtgccccctatgGCAGAGTCACAAAAGGGTATCACTCCCCAAGTCACCAGCATCACTCCCTGTAGCACCTGGTTTTTTCCAGTCTGCTGCTGAGGTTATTGCTGACCAAGATGCTGGTTTTGGCCCAGATCTTCCAAggtgtttaggctcctaacttccattaatttcaagggTCCTAAATACCTTGGGATCTCTGGACTTTCCCCCTTCTTTCACTTCACTGAAAACTCCATTAGCTTGGGGCTGAGGGGATGGTTGGGTGTCTCATAACTACCACCTCCCCTGGTCATTCACCCACTTGGCTCTAAAAGGGCTGCATAAGTCACTGACCCCTTTGCAGACTCAGCATGGGCCTCTGCCACTTACTACGCTGTAGCATTGGGATGATCTTCTGCATTGGGGCAAATTGCACCCACAACCCCTCCTTTCTGCTTAGCCCAGGCACCCTGTTTTATATGGACTCGCCTTGTTCCTGGCCCCCACTCCATGTAGTGCTTTCTTGCCTTCACGCCACATAGAGCCTTTCATCTGGCAGGGTCTCGAGCCGTTTCACAGACTTATCCCCTCAATCTTTGGAATCGcagtcagtgcagctgtgctgatttcTACCAGGATTGGATCTGGCCTTGTGTACATTCAGATCACTCCCACCACCTGGTAATCAGCCTCTTCTGCAGCAGTGCACGAcagtggggtggaggggctggaatTTAGGGAACAGGAGGTAATTGCCAATAGCCAGGACCCTAAGTTTAATGAGGAATCTTTATGGACCACAAGCGGTTGGAATCTAaccagcacagtgccccctgggTATTCACTCAGTCCCGATTCAGCCAGAGGAGAGCGACCTACTAGCACAAAAACAGGGCATTGTGTCACATGGTTCCTTCCTGCAGGGTACAGGGTTTCCTTGGCAGTCTCCTAGCTAAGGACGAGGCCAAAATTTCCCCTGCAGTTCCACCTGGATGTGGTATTCTCCTGCACTCCCTAAGTTAACCTGTTGGTTAGTGTGACTGTCCACTGTTaaaaacagctgccatgtttcaccccagaggtggctgcatggcaGTGCAGGTGAGGTGATTTTCTTATAAGTGgttgtaggcctggcttgacatgaatAATTAGACATGGGTGAAACCTCATTTCTCAGAatacaggattagggaggtaaatggatcagcagcctggaaacagaatgtctgcACTAGCTAAGACAAGGGTGAAcccccagggaaccatttacaatggCCAAGATAACAATCAACAAGATAAATTGGGACCATAAAGATGATGTAAAGAGTAAGTCGTGcgtggacagagcatgctgtacgGGGATTGTACAGCCAATCCTTAAACGTGTGATGCAGTGTATAGTAAATGCAGTTTAATCTGGAAATGTCTATAGAGAAAGaagtttgctgtgtaactttgggtgGGGGTGGTATGCCCTGTTCCCACCCTCTACTCTTGAGGCTACTCAACTCAAGTGTCGTTTGATTGCATGCCAATAAAGAAACCTCAGTGAGGAGTTCAGAGTCGAGCTGAATTCTTAGGAACTGAGGGAATGAGATCTTGGAGGCCACTGGGTGGATAAGGTCTCAGAAGCCACCCCAACGTACTCCTGAGCAGATAAGGTCTCAGAGGCTACCCCAGAACTGGGCTGGTGGAAGTCACAGGGCTCTGCTGTGAGCAATACAAAGTTCTTGAGGCTGGTGGATGCAGACTGAGGCCTGGGCTCTCTAGGTCTTGGCATGGAGTAAACAGCCCCGGAATGGACGGCTGCCTATGCTACCCGGTGAGGTGCTAGATTCCCAACGTGACCTTCCTCACAAGGCCTACAGTGGCTTAGATTGCGCCTTTGTATGCCAGCTTGGCCTGTCCACTTTCAGaggcctgctgcctgcctgcccgccccagGAATTCGCTGGAAAGCACTTCCTGACTGGGATTTCGCTTCCCAGGGAACGTGTTTATTTCACTCTCTGTGCTTGTCTCTGCATGGAGCCTTTCCCACAGCTTTAACAGAGTCGGCTTAACCAACAATAATCTCAATGTTCAGGTCCACCCCCCCGTCTGCCAGGCTGCTCCCTGCAAACACTGCAGCCTCTCTCCGGCAGGCATAGTGCCGCCACTTGTTCTGGATGACCAGGACTGCCCTCTGGTATTTCTTGTACTGGCTCCTTGCACGCCACATCCTGACCAGTGATTGCAGGAGGACGGTAGCTCTCATGGGCCTCACGTACATTGCCAGCACCGTGACCCGCCTCTCCTCCCGCTGCCAGAATGAGACCCGGCGCCACCACCTCTGGATCACCAGCACGCAGAGCGTCGCTTGGCGCACCGTTCGCCGGGTGAGCACCCCCCGCCACCACGACTGGATGGCAATGGCGGATTTGTTGCTGGGGTCCTTCTCtggtgagggggagagaggaggagagattgCTTTCTGCTGTGAAGAGAAGACAGGAAACCATCTGTCGCTACGGGAGAGGTAGCCACTAAAGCACAGATTTCTattgcttgagctaaaggaaaagTTCCATTATCtgacagcagtagtaggttgCTACCTTCTATGTGGCCTAGGCCCTAGAGGGGACATGACACCCACTTTATGTTTATTGAACATCTTTTTGCCTAAACATAGGTGTCCACGTAGGCCATAAATGGGCACCTAAGAGACCAGCCAAAACTAGCTGCCTCATTGGGGTTGATCCAGCCGAGCGACCAATCACAAATCTGTGAAGCTGCTGACACAGTACCATGCACACTGCCACTTTTGGGGAGCCCTATAGGGACTTAAAATACCAGCCTGAGCCTGCAGGAGGGGTCTCCAACGCCCATGGGTGAGCTGTTGTTTTGGCTGGCCAGTCACTGGAGAAGGCGGAATCCCACTCGGCCTGTTGGTGGAGATGCTGGGAGAGTGTT carries:
- the LOC128841338 gene encoding IQ domain-containing protein F5-like, which codes for MAGVKALEGSPRKKPDAKALKNSVVTDPALGGGDDAQRHLLAAPDSLQQLGAPDQAAAMDQKAISPPLSPSPEKDPSNKSAIAIQSWWRGVLTRRTVRQATLCVLVIQRWWRRVSFWQREERRVTVLAMYVRPMRATVLLQSLVRMWRARSQYKKYQRAVLVIQNKWRHYACRREAAVFAGSSLADGGVDLNIEIIVG